Proteins from a genomic interval of Blastocatellia bacterium:
- a CDS encoding DUF192 domain-containing protein produces the protein MSVTLGAYNQTKGCWLAMQLELAHTFFARMRGLLGRSGLSASRGLWIKPCNSIHMFGMRFPIDVVFLDRQGRVVKVVEHLRPGRLVLPVKSAESVIELPVGAIADTQTTVGDQISIVQSLSVDLGLWSVDRSPLGGKSEALLEGNPKHEIVNPKRLEFRIWDFGFPRRGSGG, from the coding sequence ATGAGCGTGACTCTGGGAGCGTACAATCAGACAAAAGGCTGTTGGCTGGCCATGCAATTGGAGCTGGCTCATACGTTCTTCGCGCGCATGCGCGGCCTGCTGGGGCGGTCTGGTCTATCAGCGTCGCGAGGATTGTGGATCAAGCCGTGCAATAGCATTCACATGTTCGGCATGCGATTCCCCATTGATGTTGTGTTTTTGGACCGGCAAGGCCGGGTCGTCAAGGTTGTTGAGCATCTGCGGCCGGGCCGACTTGTGCTTCCAGTGAAATCGGCCGAAAGCGTCATTGAGCTGCCTGTTGGCGCCATTGCTGATACGCAGACGACGGTCGGCGATCAGATTTCCATTGTTCAGTCATTGTCTGTGGACCTTGGACTATGGTCCGTGGATCGTAGCCCTCTTGGAGGGAAATCCGAAGCCCTCTTGGAGGGAAATCCCAAGCATGAAATCGTTAATCCGAAGCGTTTAGAATTTCGGATTTGGGATTTCGGATTTCCCCGCAGGGGTTCAGGAGGTTAA